A region of Burkholderiales bacterium JOSHI_001 DNA encodes the following proteins:
- a CDS encoding putative Ig domain-containing protein,Cadherin domain-containing protein (PFAM: Putative Ig domain; Cadherin domain), whose product MHSTIARTAVQHAARLVVEAMEPRLLHSADLLGGTAALASADSLLQPQLQSLHVHSSPANTQQGTRQELVLLDTGITGADQLLADLARQQQAGRALSIVTFGAQDDALALLGQALQGQHDVAAVHIVSHGSDGVLALGSTRLDAATLMARAGEVAGWSAALAEGADLLLYGCDVAATDTGRALLQDLATLTGADVAASDDPTGATALGGDWLLEARIGQVEGALVFSGGLQADFGGVLSRLAYDGFSTTSGNLSGDTTGSGWADSWASSGNGLTAGGGGLADPGGRLPTGGGAVTASISSTLSTAEATRNLAAAVGAEGTTTWVSFLVRPNRTGTADFMGLQFGNTSATTGFVGYNGSGFILGRAGALSAATVSGVNAQAGQTTLLVLKLQSVAGNDTATLYVNPTPGLADPNSLRSVSVSNLDFGSFTRIGVSAGNGFGMNAAVLDEIRVGTSFLDVAPTSVATAPVITSNGGGTTADFTVAETRRDVTTVAAIDANADTLSFSIAGGVDAARFAINAGTGALTFVNAPDFEAPADANRDNIYTVQVQASDGARTDVQTLNVTVTDVSAVLNVNTFADVLDAGDLSSVEALNASAGADGKVSLREAVIAANNTAGKDLIALQAGTYELTIPGIGENQSRTGDLDILDGVTITGAGALNTSITGLGASALLHVRAGDSNISALTLRDGYTLSNGAAIDVLSGASLTLSQAIVRNNQAPYGAGAAILNNGALNLVDVELRDNQAGSFGGGLYHAGTALTMTRVTVAGNQANSGGAGAYLAGSGTQTLSNVTFSGNQTAANGAGLSLDSNAQLVNVTLANNNAASGGGLYVSKNASSVSLTNVLLSNNGGGNLIQANSAVRSLGNNISTDTVAALNQASDRSGANVILGALADNGGVTRTHALLAGSAGINAGNSAAAPATDQRGQARVGAADVGAYEYVNLANTAPTITSNGGDATASLSVVEHTTVVTKVVADDTDGDTVQYGIVGGDDAALFSIDAASGVLSFITAPDFDLPTDTGRDNTYQVRVQASDGLASDTQTLLVTVSNLTMTARDDSVNATAGVQQSIAVLANDSLGEGTQMALVDATPGAQASSMFISASQVLYTSQAAFSGTDSFSYRATDGSEGLVHYWNLSGQASDTVGSAQGQLYNGVATTSTGQFGQALHFDGANDLALIPDFAYSNEFTLSFWFRMADNNGTGYRYMYAHGTVAASNSLNVFFIEKDTNTGTGINNVLRTRILDGNDADNVSGLDVAATGLADNQWHQYTLSTQAGVGSRVYIDGSLRAAIANGGDAINPSGQVFLGTNTAGDAARQFTGDLDTLQFYNRTVDAAALYAGNLAQAQVTVNVAANSGAAPFITSGGGAATLARSVAENTTAVATITATDPEGAAITYGLLNSGDAALFSIDPVSGALHFRVAPDFEAPQDGNRDNVYTLTVSASDGVNVDLQTLNVTVTDVGGPLVVTTNHDTVDGDVSSVEALLANAGADGISLREALLASNASAGADLVRFNLGAGQRIIALESALPTITDTVTIDGSSQSGYAGAPLVALDGSKPGLDASGLVLSTLPSSAASGSVLRGLSIYGFSRSAIEVTADVASVLIAGNYLGVDLSGLNAPGNGKWGVDATGAGFGLVIGGGSAVERNLIGGHHSLGGIAINGTQGARVMGNHIGVGADGVTALSNAVGVLLANDVLGTVVGGSAAEGNLIAHNGSGGVVTLSANSYGAVLGNRFVDNGAQAIDQGWNGQIQPNDNEADLRQNMLVLASAETSSSGLRLTGQLDTTAGRTVRIEFFANDAAGAQGHGEGQRLLATLDRTVPANGTLSLDETLAVPVAAGQWISATVTQLSGAGGSPLRTSEFSKAVQVATRNLPPAFTQPGAGADRAALATPEGQSTVLTLSATDPDGQALGYAIAGGADAARFTVDAGSGQLSFNTAPDFENPGDANGDGVYEVLVSVSDGAGGSDTLALDLRVTDLNDNAPIVTAAQQFTLSETAPAGTLVGRLLASDADLNTTLGAWTLTAGNTGNAFALDASTGQLSVNSTAALASASGTRFTLSVTVGDGLNTSLAQTVVVDVTNVNQAPVAQGAIGPLSALQDVAGRWSLAGAFSDPDLGDTLTWTLSRSDGAWPAWLSFNPADLTLSGTPGAADVGTLRLQARVSDGGNLVASSDFELQVADRNDAPQGQDGRIGLDEDSTRVLSVADFGFSDPLDQGADTLAAVRITAISGPGLLALRGVAVTAGQEVLRADLDAGLLSYTPPSDANGLGLTRVDFLVRDSGDTRGNGTDLAASANTLHFDVNPLNDAPLVADRDLTLDENATSDTAVLTLVAGDADAGTVLRDFRIVSGNVDGAFALDAATGVLRVANPAALDFESNATFTLAVTVSDGTLTSEPATVTLRLADLNEAPAYQGGVNNLTVLQDQAFSLTLPASAFSDPDSGDALTWALAPATPGASLPAWLRFDPASRTLSGTPGQADVGPLDLRLVATDGGQLQAEAAFTLTVQDVANRPVLANNQAVLAENAAAGTPVLSLSGTDTDPGTVLHDFRIASGNLDGAFALDAATGVLRVANPAALDFESNATFTLAVTVSDGTLTSDPATVTVRLADLNEAPVYQGGINKLTVLQDQAFSLALPAGAFSDPDSGDALSWALAPSTPGASLPAWLRFDPASRTLSGTPGQADVGRLDLRLVATDGGQLQAVGAFTLTVQDLNDAPQGRDAVLTLDEDSLLVLSAADFGFSDVVDSPAHELAAVRIVNLPQAGQLQFKGVALTSPTELSVQDLSMGQLLYLPPADASGAGLARIGFQVRDSGGTDFGGRDTDPQVRTLVLNVNAVNDAPVVVRNELDLAGGLSAAPVIVITDPDTPPEQIQISVGAVSGGQFVLAGSSAAADSFTLAQVLAGQVRFERNLAQGEPGYQLAVADASSGSATPVASVGSIRHAELNLQGIDAAQQASTAATSNDPSATSATSGSAAASVGAAKATSSANTVNGDGAEASATAGGDTAATRLAPAAAALGDALLQAAGTTNAAVLDTRATPLTLAVPASLTESRLDLANRPALLGTAPLADLTLPTLAPLEMASLVSGSSNPSADVNALINRLDALRHSLAEPTEARAGELAGGTAMGLSLSVGYVVWLVRGGILASSMLAALPSWQLLDPLPMLGRLGNPDDDEEAERDQVESLFAKGHGAPVPAPAPQPNEEPAA is encoded by the coding sequence ATGCACAGCACCATCGCCCGAACCGCCGTCCAGCACGCAGCGCGTCTGGTGGTGGAGGCCATGGAGCCGCGCCTGCTGCATTCGGCCGACCTGCTGGGTGGCACGGCCGCGCTGGCCTCGGCCGACAGCCTGCTGCAGCCGCAGTTGCAGTCGCTCCACGTGCACAGCAGCCCGGCCAACACGCAACAGGGCACGCGCCAGGAACTGGTGCTGCTGGACACCGGCATCACCGGGGCCGACCAGTTGCTGGCCGACCTGGCCCGGCAACAACAGGCTGGCCGGGCGCTGAGCATCGTCACCTTCGGCGCGCAGGACGACGCGCTGGCCCTGCTGGGCCAGGCCCTGCAAGGCCAGCACGACGTGGCGGCGGTGCACATCGTCAGCCATGGCAGCGATGGCGTACTGGCCCTGGGCAGCACGCGGCTGGACGCCGCCACGCTGATGGCCCGCGCTGGCGAGGTGGCCGGCTGGTCCGCCGCGCTGGCCGAAGGTGCCGACCTGCTGCTGTACGGCTGCGACGTTGCCGCCACCGACACCGGCCGCGCCCTGCTGCAGGACCTGGCCACCCTGACCGGTGCCGACGTGGCCGCCAGCGACGACCCCACCGGCGCCACGGCCCTGGGCGGTGACTGGTTGCTGGAAGCCCGCATCGGGCAGGTGGAGGGCGCCCTGGTGTTCAGCGGCGGCCTGCAGGCCGACTTTGGCGGCGTGCTCAGCCGCCTGGCCTACGACGGCTTTTCCACCACGTCCGGCAACCTCAGCGGCGACACCACCGGCAGCGGCTGGGCGGACAGCTGGGCCAGCAGCGGCAACGGCCTGACGGCCGGCGGCGGCGGCCTGGCCGACCCTGGCGGCCGCTTGCCCACCGGCGGCGGCGCCGTCACGGCCAGCATCTCATCGACCCTGTCCACGGCGGAGGCCACGCGCAACCTGGCCGCAGCGGTGGGCGCCGAAGGCACCACCACCTGGGTCAGCTTCCTGGTGCGCCCCAACCGCACCGGCACGGCCGATTTCATGGGCCTGCAGTTCGGCAACACCTCGGCCACCACCGGCTTCGTGGGCTACAACGGCAGCGGCTTCATCCTGGGCCGTGCCGGCGCGCTCAGCGCTGCCACGGTCAGCGGCGTCAACGCCCAGGCCGGCCAGACCACGCTGCTGGTGCTGAAGCTGCAAAGCGTGGCCGGCAACGACACCGCCACGCTGTATGTGAACCCCACCCCGGGCCTGGCCGACCCGAACAGCCTGCGCAGCGTGAGCGTGTCCAACCTGGACTTTGGCAGCTTCACCCGCATTGGCGTCTCGGCCGGCAATGGCTTCGGCATGAATGCTGCGGTGCTGGACGAAATCCGCGTGGGCACCAGTTTCCTGGACGTGGCGCCCACCAGCGTGGCCACCGCGCCGGTCATCACCAGCAATGGCGGCGGCACCACGGCCGACTTCACCGTGGCCGAGACCCGCCGCGACGTGACCACGGTGGCCGCCATCGACGCCAACGCCGACACCCTGAGCTTCAGCATCGCGGGCGGCGTCGACGCGGCGCGCTTTGCCATCAACGCCGGCACCGGGGCGCTCACCTTCGTCAACGCCCCGGATTTCGAAGCCCCGGCCGACGCCAACCGCGACAACATCTATACCGTGCAGGTGCAGGCCAGCGACGGTGCGCGCACGGACGTGCAAACCCTGAACGTCACCGTCACTGACGTGAGCGCTGTGCTCAATGTCAACACATTCGCCGATGTGCTGGATGCGGGCGACCTGAGCTCAGTGGAAGCCTTGAACGCCAGCGCGGGCGCCGACGGCAAGGTCTCGCTGCGCGAAGCCGTGATCGCCGCCAACAACACCGCGGGCAAGGACCTGATCGCGTTGCAGGCGGGCACCTACGAACTGACCATCCCGGGCATCGGAGAGAACCAGAGCCGCACCGGCGACCTGGACATCCTGGACGGCGTCACCATCACCGGCGCCGGCGCGCTGAACACCAGCATCACCGGCTTGGGCGCATCGGCGCTGCTGCATGTGCGTGCCGGCGACAGCAACATCTCCGCACTGACGCTGCGCGACGGCTACACGCTGTCCAATGGCGCCGCGATCGACGTGCTCAGTGGCGCCAGCCTCACCCTCAGCCAGGCCATCGTCCGCAACAACCAGGCGCCGTACGGCGCGGGCGCCGCCATCCTCAACAACGGCGCACTGAACCTGGTCGACGTGGAACTGCGCGACAACCAGGCCGGCAGCTTCGGCGGCGGCCTGTACCACGCCGGCACCGCACTCACGATGACGCGCGTGACAGTTGCTGGCAACCAGGCCAACAGCGGAGGTGCCGGTGCCTACCTGGCCGGCAGCGGCACGCAGACCTTGAGCAACGTGACCTTCAGCGGCAACCAGACCGCCGCCAACGGTGCGGGCCTGTCTCTGGACTCCAACGCGCAGCTTGTGAACGTGACCCTGGCCAACAACAACGCCGCCAGCGGTGGAGGCCTCTACGTCAGCAAGAACGCTTCGTCCGTGAGCCTGACGAACGTGCTGCTGTCCAACAATGGTGGTGGCAACCTGATCCAGGCCAACTCGGCTGTGAGGTCACTGGGCAACAACATCAGCACCGACACCGTGGCTGCGCTCAACCAGGCCAGCGACCGCAGCGGCGCGAACGTGATCCTGGGCGCGCTGGCGGACAACGGTGGCGTCACCCGCACCCATGCCCTGCTGGCCGGCAGTGCCGGCATCAATGCCGGCAACAGCGCCGCGGCACCGGCCACCGACCAACGCGGTCAGGCCCGCGTCGGTGCGGCGGACGTGGGCGCCTACGAATACGTGAACCTGGCCAACACGGCCCCCACCATCACCAGCAACGGGGGCGACGCGACGGCCAGCCTGAGCGTGGTGGAGCACACCACGGTCGTCACCAAGGTGGTTGCCGACGACACAGATGGCGATACGGTGCAGTACGGCATCGTGGGGGGTGACGACGCGGCACTTTTCAGCATCGACGCGGCCAGCGGCGTGCTCAGCTTTATCACCGCACCGGACTTCGACCTGCCCACCGACACCGGACGCGACAACACCTACCAGGTGCGCGTGCAGGCCAGCGACGGCCTGGCCAGCGACACCCAGACCCTGCTGGTGACGGTGAGCAACCTCACCATGACAGCGCGCGACGACAGCGTGAACGCCACGGCCGGCGTGCAGCAGTCCATTGCCGTGCTGGCCAATGACAGCCTGGGCGAAGGCACGCAGATGGCCCTGGTGGACGCCACGCCAGGCGCACAGGCGTCCAGCATGTTCATCAGTGCGTCGCAGGTGCTCTACACCTCGCAGGCCGCCTTCAGCGGCACCGACAGCTTCAGCTACCGCGCCACCGACGGCAGCGAAGGCCTGGTGCACTACTGGAACCTGTCGGGCCAGGCCAGCGACACCGTGGGCAGCGCCCAGGGCCAGCTGTACAACGGCGTGGCCACCACCAGCACGGGCCAGTTCGGCCAGGCGCTGCACTTCGACGGCGCCAACGACCTGGCACTGATACCCGACTTCGCCTACAGCAACGAATTCACGCTGTCGTTCTGGTTCCGCATGGCGGACAACAACGGCACGGGTTACCGCTACATGTACGCGCACGGCACCGTGGCCGCGTCCAACAGCCTGAACGTGTTCTTCATCGAGAAGGACACCAACACCGGCACCGGCATCAACAACGTGCTGCGCACGCGCATCCTGGACGGCAACGATGCCGACAACGTCAGCGGCCTGGACGTGGCGGCGACCGGCCTGGCGGACAACCAGTGGCACCAGTACACCCTGAGCACCCAGGCGGGCGTGGGCAGTCGGGTGTACATCGACGGCAGCCTGCGTGCGGCCATCGCCAACGGCGGCGACGCCATCAACCCCAGTGGGCAGGTGTTTTTGGGCACCAACACCGCGGGTGACGCGGCACGCCAGTTCACGGGCGACCTGGACACCCTGCAGTTCTACAACCGCACGGTGGACGCCGCGGCGCTGTACGCGGGCAACCTGGCCCAGGCGCAGGTGACGGTGAACGTGGCGGCCAACAGCGGCGCGGCACCGTTCATCACCAGCGGGGGCGGCGCCGCCACCCTCGCGCGCAGCGTGGCCGAGAACACCACGGCGGTGGCCACCATCACCGCCACCGACCCCGAGGGCGCGGCCATCACCTACGGCCTGTTGAACAGTGGCGATGCCGCCTTGTTCAGCATCGACCCGGTGAGCGGGGCGCTGCACTTCCGCGTGGCACCGGACTTCGAGGCCCCGCAGGACGGCAACCGCGACAACGTCTACACCCTGACCGTCTCCGCCAGCGACGGCGTGAACGTGGACCTCCAGACCCTGAACGTGACGGTCACCGACGTGGGCGGGCCCCTGGTGGTGACCACGAACCACGACACCGTGGACGGCGACGTCTCGTCGGTGGAAGCGCTGCTGGCCAATGCCGGTGCGGACGGCATTTCGCTGCGCGAGGCCCTGCTGGCGTCCAACGCCAGCGCCGGCGCCGACCTGGTCCGCTTCAACCTGGGCGCGGGCCAGCGCATCATCGCCCTGGAAAGCGCCCTGCCCACCATCACCGACACCGTCACCATCGACGGCAGCAGCCAGAGCGGCTACGCCGGCGCGCCCCTGGTGGCCCTGGACGGCTCCAAGCCGGGTCTGGATGCCAGCGGCCTGGTGCTGTCCACGCTGCCGTCCAGTGCGGCCAGCGGCTCGGTGCTGCGGGGCTTGTCCATCTATGGTTTCAGCCGCAGCGCCATCGAAGTCACGGCCGACGTGGCCTCGGTGCTGATCGCCGGCAACTACCTGGGCGTGGACCTCAGCGGCCTGAACGCGCCCGGCAACGGCAAATGGGGCGTGGACGCCACCGGTGCAGGCTTCGGCCTGGTCATTGGCGGCGGCAGCGCGGTCGAGCGCAACCTCATCGGCGGCCACCACAGCCTGGGCGGCATCGCCATCAACGGCACCCAGGGCGCCCGGGTGATGGGCAACCACATCGGCGTGGGCGCCGACGGCGTCACCGCGCTGTCCAACGCCGTCGGCGTGCTGCTGGCCAACGATGTCCTGGGCACGGTGGTGGGCGGCAGCGCGGCCGAAGGCAACCTCATCGCCCACAATGGCTCAGGGGGCGTGGTCACGCTCAGCGCGAACAGCTATGGCGCGGTGCTGGGCAACCGCTTCGTCGACAACGGCGCCCAGGCCATCGACCAGGGCTGGAACGGCCAGATCCAGCCCAACGACAACGAAGCCGACCTGCGCCAGAACATGCTGGTGCTGGCCAGCGCCGAGACCAGCAGCAGCGGCCTGCGCCTGACCGGGCAGCTCGACACGACGGCCGGGCGCACGGTGCGCATCGAGTTCTTTGCCAACGACGCGGCCGGCGCGCAGGGCCACGGCGAGGGCCAGCGCCTGCTGGCCACGCTGGACCGCACGGTGCCTGCCAATGGCACGCTGAGCCTGGACGAAACCCTGGCCGTGCCGGTGGCGGCCGGCCAGTGGATCAGCGCCACGGTCACCCAGCTCAGCGGCGCCGGCGGCAGCCCGCTGCGCACCTCGGAATTCAGCAAGGCGGTGCAGGTGGCCACCCGGAACCTGCCGCCCGCCTTCACCCAGCCCGGCGCGGGCGCGGACCGCGCGGCCCTGGCCACGCCGGAGGGCCAGAGCACCGTGCTGACCCTCAGCGCAACGGACCCGGACGGCCAGGCCCTGGGCTACGCCATCGCCGGCGGTGCCGACGCGGCGCGCTTCACCGTCGATGCGGGTTCGGGCCAGCTGAGCTTCAACACCGCCCCCGACTTCGAGAACCCCGGCGATGCCAACGGCGACGGGGTGTACGAGGTGCTTGTGTCGGTCTCGGACGGCGCGGGCGGCAGCGACACGCTGGCGCTGGACCTGCGCGTGACCGACCTGAACGACAACGCACCCATCGTGACCGCGGCCCAGCAGTTCACGCTGTCGGAAACCGCACCCGCGGGCACCCTGGTGGGCCGCCTGCTGGCCAGCGACGCCGACCTGAACACCACCCTCGGCGCCTGGACGCTGACCGCCGGCAACACCGGCAATGCCTTCGCGCTGGACGCCAGCACCGGCCAGCTGTCGGTGAACAGCACGGCCGCGCTGGCCTCGGCCAGCGGCACGCGCTTCACCCTCAGCGTGACGGTGGGCGACGGCCTGAACACCAGCCTGGCCCAGACCGTGGTGGTGGACGTCACCAACGTGAACCAGGCGCCGGTGGCCCAGGGTGCCATCGGTCCGCTGTCGGCGCTGCAGGATGTGGCGGGTCGCTGGTCCCTGGCCGGCGCCTTCAGCGACCCCGACCTGGGCGACACCCTGACCTGGACCCTCAGCCGCAGCGACGGTGCCTGGCCCGCCTGGTTGAGCTTCAACCCGGCCGACCTGACGCTCAGCGGCACCCCGGGCGCCGCCGACGTGGGCACGCTGCGGCTGCAGGCCCGCGTCAGCGACGGCGGCAACCTCGTCGCCAGCAGCGACTTCGAGCTGCAGGTGGCCGACCGCAACGACGCCCCACAGGGCCAGGACGGCCGCATCGGGCTGGACGAAGACAGCACCCGCGTTCTCAGCGTCGCGGACTTCGGTTTCAGCGACCCGCTGGACCAGGGCGCGGACACCCTGGCCGCGGTGCGCATCACCGCCATCTCCGGCCCGGGCCTGTTGGCCTTGCGCGGCGTGGCGGTGACCGCCGGCCAGGAGGTCCTGCGCGCCGACCTGGACGCCGGGCTGCTGAGCTACACCCCGCCGTCGGATGCCAATGGCCTGGGCCTGACCCGCGTGGACTTCCTGGTGCGTGACAGTGGCGACACGCGTGGCAACGGCACCGACCTGGCCGCCAGCGCCAACACGCTTCACTTCGATGTGAACCCGCTGAACGATGCCCCGCTGGTGGCCGACCGCGACCTGACGCTGGACGAGAACGCGACCTCCGACACGGCCGTGCTGACGCTGGTGGCCGGCGATGCCGACGCCGGCACCGTGCTGCGCGACTTCCGCATCGTCAGCGGCAACGTCGATGGCGCCTTCGCGCTGGACGCGGCCACCGGGGTGCTGCGGGTGGCCAACCCCGCAGCGCTGGACTTCGAGTCCAACGCCACGTTCACCCTGGCCGTCACCGTCTCCGACGGCACGCTCACCAGCGAACCGGCCACCGTCACGCTGCGCCTGGCCGACCTGAACGAGGCCCCGGCCTACCAGGGCGGCGTCAACAACCTCACCGTGCTGCAGGACCAGGCCTTCAGCCTGACGCTGCCGGCCAGCGCCTTCAGCGACCCCGACAGCGGCGACGCACTCACCTGGGCCCTGGCGCCCGCCACCCCGGGCGCCAGCCTGCCGGCCTGGCTGCGCTTCGACCCGGCTTCGCGCACCCTGTCCGGCACCCCCGGCCAGGCCGACGTGGGCCCCCTGGACCTGCGCCTGGTGGCCACCGACGGCGGCCAGCTGCAGGCCGAGGCCGCGTTCACCCTCACCGTCCAGGACGTGGCCAACCGGCCGGTGCTGGCCAACAACCAGGCCGTGCTGGCCGAAAACGCGGCGGCCGGCACCCCGGTGCTCAGCCTGTCCGGCACCGACACCGACCCCGGCACCGTGCTGCACGACTTCCGAATCGCCAGCGGCAACCTCGATGGCGCCTTCGCGCTGGACGCGGCCACCGGCGTGCTGCGCGTGGCCAACCCCGCAGCGCTGGACTTCGAGTCCAACGCCACGTTCACCCTGGCTGTCACCGTGTCCGACGGCACGCTCACCAGCGACCCGGCCACCGTCACGGTGCGCCTTGCCGACCTGAACGAGGCCCCGGTCTACCAGGGCGGCATCAACAAGCTCACCGTGCTGCAGGACCAGGCCTTCAGCCTGGCGCTGCCGGCCGGCGCCTTCAGCGACCCCGACAGCGGCGACGCCCTCAGCTGGGCCCTGGCGCCCTCCACCCCAGGCGCCAGCCTGCCGGCCTGGCTGCGCTTCGACCCGGCTTCGCGCACCCTGTCCGGCACCCCTGGCCAGGCCGACGTGGGCCGCCTGGACCTGCGCCTGGTGGCCACCGACGGCGGCCAGCTCCAGGCCGTCGGCGCGTTCACCCTCACCGTGCAGGACCTCAACGACGCGCCGCAGGGTCGCGACGCCGTGCTGACCCTGGACGAGGACAGCCTGCTGGTGCTGAGCGCTGCGGACTTTGGCTTCAGCGACGTGGTGGACAGCCCCGCGCACGAATTGGCCGCCGTGCGCATCGTCAACCTGCCGCAGGCCGGCCAGTTGCAGTTCAAGGGCGTGGCGCTCACCAGCCCCACCGAGCTGAGTGTGCAGGACCTGTCCATGGGCCAACTGCTGTACCTGCCGCCGGCCGACGCCAGCGGCGCCGGCCTGGCCCGCATCGGCTTCCAGGTGCGCGACAGCGGCGGCACCGACTTCGGCGGCCGGGACACCGACCCGCAGGTGCGCACGCTGGTGCTGAACGTGAATGCGGTGAACGACGCCCCGGTGGTGGTTCGCAACGAACTGGACCTGGCCGGCGGCCTGAGCGCGGCGCCGGTGATCGTGATCACCGACCCCGACACGCCGCCCGAACAGATCCAGATCAGCGTCGGCGCGGTCAGCGGCGGCCAGTTCGTGCTGGCGGGCTCCAGTGCGGCGGCGGACAGCTTCACCCTGGCCCAGGTGCTGGCCGGGCAGGTGCGCTTCGAACGCAACCTGGCGCAGGGCGAACCGGGCTACCAGTTGGCCGTGGCCGACGCCAGCAGCGGCAGCGCGACGCCCGTGGCCAGCGTGGGCAGCATACGCCACGCGGAGCTGAACCTGCAGGGCATCGACGCCGCGCAGCAGGCCAGCACGGCGGCCACCTCGAACGATCCGTCGGCCACCAGCGCGACCAGTGGCAGCGCCGCGGCCAGCGTTGGCGCGGCCAAGGCCACCAGCAGCGCCAACACCGTGAACGGCGACGGCGCCGAAGCGTCCGCCACAGCCGGCGGCGACACCGCGGCCACACGCCTGGCCCCGGCCGCCGCGGCCCTGGGCGACGCCCTGTTGCAGGCCGCCGGCACCACCAACGCCGCCGTGCTTGACACCCGCGCGACCCCTTTGACCCTGGCCGTGCCGGCCAGCCTGACCGAATCGCGGCTGGACCTGGCCAACCGGCCGGCGCTGCTGGGCACCGCGCCCTTGGCCGACCTGACCCTGCCCACCCTGGCCCCGCTGGAAATGGCCTCGCTGGTGTCCGGCAGCAGCAACCCGAGCGCCGACGTGAACGCCCTGATCAACCGGCTGGACGCCCTGCGCCACAGCCTGGCCGAACCCACCGAAGCCCGCGCGGGTGAACTGGCCGGCGGCACCGCCATGGGCCTGTCGCTGAGCGTGGGCTATGTGGTGTGGCTGGTGCGCGGCGGCATCCTGGCCAGCTCCATGCTGGCCGCGCTGCCCAGCTGGCAGCTGCTGGACCCGCTGCCCATGCTGGGTCGCCTGGGCAACCCCGACGACGATGAAGAAGCCGAACGCGACCAGGTAGAGAGCCTGTTCGCCAAGGGCCACGGTGCGCCGGTGCCAGCGCCCGCGCCCCAACCCAACGAGGAGCCGGCGGCATGA